GGCTAGATTAAGGTATTATTCTATGCGAGATGTTCTTATTAATCTTCAGTTCATTTAGGTTAAAAAAAAAGTCCTTTCTAAACTGATTAatgtataaaaacataaaattatagACAAAGAAAATATATTGAGGACCAAATGCAAATAACTGTCGGGAAACTCATTTAATGAAGAGAAAATATAacccctcaaaattttaatagcctatattttttttcattgaCCCGAAATGTCCCTCCGGCCCAAACATATTACATCTAATGGTCTGAAAtgtctatttggtataattttttGTATAAAGACAGTAtattttgtagatattttgtataatgatagtctatttagtatattttttgtatagtgctagaaaaaatagatttaaaaattatatatgaaGGTTTTGTTTCAAAAAAGGTCTCCGATTAAATTTTGGTTTTAAACCTCCAATCTTGAGTCGCCCCGAGGGACGACATAGAAAATAGCCAAAATAGATTGAAATAGAAATGCATATGAAACTGAATGACAAACGatttttatgagtaaaaagggaCATCCACATATATTTGAATTTTCAGAAACTACAATTGTGTTGTGATTTTGAGTTCAGTGAGCTTGTGTAGAGCATCAACACTTGAGAGTTAAGATAGATTACGGAAAAGAATACCACTAATAAAGGGTGAGAGAAGAAAGTGACTAGCAACACTTTAGAATTTAATCTGCTTATTGGCAATTAGTTCCCATTTGGGACCCGCCCTCTTTCGATTCTTTCTTAATTTGTAAGATTCCCCACTTGAAATGACATAGTGAAGGGAATATTATTAAACAAATCATCCAAATTTGGAATGCAGAGCTAACTTTATATTTTCTTTCTAGACAATGACTTGGATGCATCGGTAACACATATACCTGCCATGGAAGGTCTTCTTCGCCGACGAGATCTTCCACCCTTTTGTCACATGGATTATAAGGCTCATCCAGATTTCCTAGCTGCTTTGAAGCAAGTTCAGCGAATCCCACAATCCCATGGTCTTATATTGAATACATTTGAAAATTTAGACAGGCCTTTTCTTTCTTGTATTCACTCTTACTCTCCGAAAACATATGCAATTGGGCCACTACACTTGCACTTAAAGGCTAAACTTGCTTCAAAAAACACTCCATCATCAAATAATTTGTGGGAAGAAGATCATAGTTCTATTAAATGGCTTGATGCGCAGCCCATGGGATCAGTACATTATGTGACTTTTGGAAGTGTTGTAGTTGTATCAAAGGAGGAAGTTTTGGAATTTCAACATGG
This sequence is a window from Nicotiana sylvestris chromosome 3, ASM39365v2, whole genome shotgun sequence. Protein-coding genes within it:
- the LOC104235117 gene encoding 7-deoxyloganetic acid glucosyltransferase-like, with amino-acid sequence MCLPKLIESGELPFKDNDLDASVTHIPAMEGLLRRRDLPPFCHMDYKAHPDFLAALKQVQRIPQSHGLILNTFENLDRPFLSCIHSYSPKTYAIGPLHLHLKAKLASKNTPSSNNLWEEDHSSIKWLDAQPMGSVHYVTFGSVVVVSKEEVLEFQHGLLNSKVKFLWVMRPNILKEGEIDVQFMKELAEGCNGNGYIVSWAPQKMAPSPDQGGAFLLSASVNGGFVGN